A single region of the Cryptomeria japonica unplaced genomic scaffold, Sugi_1.0 HiC_scaffold_44, whole genome shotgun sequence genome encodes:
- the LOC131862527 gene encoding (R)-mandelonitrile lyase-like → MKAVKEAIAAFFDKDSERKWVKNMKDGDYNKKDLKLLWAEMAAVIMRFGHCFRGCYVIGYRLKENLAQLEHSICVATSLADQAATSNPEYPYSFMTADAQKAASRSYDYIVVGGGTAGCPLAATLSQHYSVLVLERGDSPYGIPDVEDFRGSPTTNPKVAQGFVSEDGVQLVRARVLGGGSAINGGVYSRASTEYIRKIKWDEKLVYESYEWVERLNAFQQYKLSTWNSATKDGLLQAGVLPYNGHTFDHLVGTKISGSIFDENGKRHTAADLLQYANPENIVVLLNATASRILFSLGSGKQKASGVEFRSNNDGLIYQISLNQLSINSEVILSAGSIGSTQLLLLSGIGPKRQLKEMNIPALLDSPFVGKQVQDNPSAAFTIVSSKPLEDSYSQLAGILDNSQNYIESGSLVQRNNGTNTQYLGVLDIKLAFPLSRGDLWLKSVDPRDNPYVRYNYYSHSLDLQRCVKGIKVMVNLSMSSSIQEFAFTDSGNSKTLQFLGIALPKNQSNDDALAKLCKEALGTFNHYHGGCQAGLVVNERYLVKGVDNLRVVDGSIYKDSPGTNPQATTMMLGRYMGIHILQERTIS, encoded by the exons ATGAAGGCGGTGAAAGAAGCCATTGCGGCTTTCTTTGACAAAGATAGCGAGAGGAAATGGGTGAAAAATATGAAGGACGGCGACTATAACAAGAAGGACCTGAAATTACTTTGGGCGGAGATGGCCGCagtgattatgag gTTTGGCCACTGTTTCCGTGGTTGTTATGTCATTGGTTACAGACTA AAAGAGAATCTTGCACAATTGGAGCATTCAATATGTGTTGCAACAAGTCTGGCTGACC AAGCAGCAACATCTAATCCGG AGTACCCATATTCGTTTATGACAGCAGATGCTCAAAAGGCAGCTTCAAGATCATATGATTACATTGTGGTTGGAGGAGGTACAGCGGGATGTCCCCTGGCAGCAACTCTCTCACAGCACTACTCTGTTTTAGTATTGGAGAGGGGAGACTCTCCTTACGGAATTCCCGATGTGGAGGATTTCAGAGGGTCTCCCACAACTAATCCCAAAGTAGCGCAGGGGTTTGTCTCAGAAGATGGAGTGCAGTTGGTACGGGCGAGAGTTTTAGGAGGCGGATCAGCCATCAACGGTGGAGTCTACAGCAGGGCGAGCACTGAATATATTCGGAAAATAAAGTGGGATGAGAAACTTGTATATGAGTCATATGAATGGGTAGAACGGTTGAATGCCTTCCAACAATACAAGCTTTCTACTTGGAATTCTGCTACCAAGGATGGGCTTCTTCAAGCTGGAGTTCTTCCTTACAACGGCCACACTTTCGATCATTTGGTTGGCACCAAGATCAGTGGCTCAATCTTTGACGAGAATGGAAAGAGACATACAGCCGCAGATCTACTCCAGTATGCAAATCCAGAAAATATTGTAGTTCTTCTCAATGCTACTGCCAGCAGAATACTCTTCAGTTTGGGATCAG GAAAGCAAAAGGCTAGCGGAGTGGAGTTCAGAAGCAATAATGATGGTCTCATTTATCAAATTTCACTTAATCAATTGTCAATCAATAGTGAGGTGATTTTGTCAGCAGGAAGCATAGGTAGCACTCAACTTCTCCTCTTAAGCGGAATTGGTCCAAAAAGACAACTCAAAGAAATGAATATTCCTGCTCTTTTAGATTCACCTTTTGTAGGTAAACAAGTTCAAGATAATCCTAGTGCAGCCTTTACTATAGTATCCTCGAAACCACTTGAAGATTCTTATTCACAATTAGCGGGCATTTTAGACAATTCCCAAAATTACATCGAAAGTGGTAGCCTTGTCCAACGGAATAATGGTACAAATACACAATATTTAGGTGTTCTTGATATTAAGTTGGCATTTCCCTTATCAAGGGGTGATCTTTGGCTTAAAAGCGTAGACCCTCGAGATAACCCCTATGTTCGTTACAACTACTATTCACACTCTCTTGATCTACAAAGATGTGTGAAAGGTATAAAAGTAATGGTTAATCTGAGTATGTCATCTTCTATCCAAGAGTTTGCATTTACTGATAGTGGAAATTCCAAAACACTCCAATTCCTTGGAATAGCATTACCAAAGAATCAATCAAATGATGATGCCTTGGCGAAGCTTTGCAAAGAGGCACTAGGCACATTTAACCATTATCATGGAGGTTGTCAAGCTGGTTTAGTGGTTAATGAAAGATATCTGGTGAAAGGTGTTGATAATCTCAGAGTTGTGGATGGCTCAATTTATAAGGATTCCCCTGGTACCAACCCACAAGCCACAACCATGATGCTTGGaag GTATATGGGAATTCATATCCTTCAAGAACGCACAATCTCTTAA